The following are encoded together in the Phaseolus vulgaris cultivar G19833 chromosome 9, P. vulgaris v2.0, whole genome shotgun sequence genome:
- the LOC137820255 gene encoding hydroxyproline O-galactosyltransferase GALT6-like produces the protein MKRKLETLFMLTRKRSIQFLIGALFFYLVLVTLEIPFVFKTDFTAVATRPLKLLSEEDSQLKDSPARPLKTVSNAHSPSQLASRSVLSALVLNEAAFESKGNDGSFELYKLVKHARQVGRRLWKDLESGKSRTVVSKPENRSSSCPGSVSLSVSDTLGVVPLPCGLTLGSHVTVVGKPLAARPDFEPKIAVVTEDEPVMVSQFVVELQGLKTVDGEEPPRVFHFNPRLKGDWSGKPVIELNTCYRMQWGSALRCDGWKSKADEDTVDRMVKCEKWIKDDEDHFEESKSTWWLKRLIGRTKKVNVEWPFPFSEGKLFVLTVSAGLEGYHVTVDGRHVTSFPYRAGFTLEDATGLSLTGDIDVHSVFAASLPSSHPSFSPQRHLEFSTRWRAQPLSDSGVELFIGVLSAGNHFSERMAVRKSWMQHRLVKSGAVVARFFVALHARQEINVELKKEAEFFGDIVIVPYLDNYDLVVLKTVAICDYGVHTVSAKYIMKGDDDTFVRVDAVISEARKIPDDTSFYIGNINYYHKPLRYGKWAVTYEEWPEEDYPPYANGPGYILSSDIALYIVSEFEMHKLRLFKMEDVSMGMWVEQFNSSKPVHYSHSLKFCQFGCIEDYYTAHYQSPRQMMCLWDKLQRQARPQCCDMR, from the exons ATGAAGCGAAAGCTTGAAACGCTGTTTATGTTAACACGAAAACGATCGATTCAGTTTCTAATCGGTGCGCTTTTCTTCTACCTCGTACTCGTCACACTCGAAATCCCTTTCGTTTTCAAAACCGACTTCACCGCCGTCGCCACGCGCCCTCTCAAGCTCCTAAGCGAGGAAGACTCGCAACTAAAGGATTCTCCGGCGCGTCCTTTGAAAACGGTTTCCAACGCTCACTCGCCGAGTCAACTCGCTAGCCGCAGTGTCCTTTCGGCGTTGGTCCTAAACGAGGCGGCGTTTGAATCCAAGGGCAACGACGGGTCGTTCGAGCTCTACAAGCTTGTAAAGCACGCGCGCCAGGTGGGACGGAGACTCTGGAAGGACCTCGAATCTGGAAAGTCGCGGACCGTTGTCTCGAAGCCCGAGAACCGGTCCAGTTCATGTCCCGGTTCGGTTTCTCTGTCCGTTTCGGACACCTTGGGCGTCGTGCCGCTGCCGTGTGGGCTCACATTGGGCTCACACGTGACGGTCGTTGGGAAGCCGTTGGCGGCGCGGCCGGATTTCGAGCCGAAGATAGCGGTTGTGACGGAGGATGAACCGGTGATGGTGTCTCAGtttgtggtggagttgcaggGGCTGAAGACGGTGGACGGTGAAGAGCCTCCTAGGGTTTTTCACTTCAACCCGAGGTTGAAGGGGGATTGGAGTGGGAAGCCTGTGATTGAACTCAACACGTGTTATCGCATGCAGTGGGGTTCCGCTCTCAGGTGCGACGGTTGGAAATCCAAAGCCGATGAAGATACCG TGGATAGGATGGTGAAGTGCGAGAAGTGGATTAAGGATGATGAAGATCACTTTGAGGAATCTAAGTCGACGTGGTGGTTGAAAAGACTGATAGGGCGCACCAAGAAAGTAAACGTTGAGTGGCCATTCCCATTTTCTGAGGGGAAGCTATTTGTTCTTACTGTTAGTGCTGGGTTGGAGGGGTATCATGTTACTGTTGATGGGAGACATGTGACATCTTTTCCTTATCGCGCT GGTTTTACTCTTGAGGATGCCACCGGGCTTTCGCTGACTGGAGACATTGATGTTCACTCTGTATTTGCAGCGTCTTTGCCTTCATCGCATCCCAGTTTTTCCCCACAGCGGCATCTTGAATTTTCCACCAGGTGGCGTGCCCAGCCACTTTCTGACTCTGGCGTAGAATTGTTCATTGGTGTCCTCTCAGCTGGAAACCATTTTTCTGAGCGGATGGCTGTGAGAAAGTCATGGATGCAGCATAGGCTTGTCAAATCTGGAGCAGTGGTTGCTCGATTCTTTGTTGCACTG CATGCAAGACAGGAAATTAATGTAGAGTTGAAGAAGGAAGCAGAATTTTTTGGTGATATTGTTATAGTGCCTTACTTAGATAACTATGATCTTGTTGTGTTGAAAACGGTGGCCATATGTGATTATGGG GTTCATACGGTTTCTGCTAAGTATATCATGAAAGGCGATGATGATACTTTTGTTAGAGTGGATGCCGTTATCAGTGAAGCAAGGAAGATTCCAGACGATACCAGCTTTTATATCGGTAACATAAATTACTATCATAAACCCTTGCGATATGGGAAATGGGCAGTGACCTATGAA gaATGGCCAGAAGAGGATTACCCACCCTACGCTAATGGCCCGGGTTATATTTTGTCATCAGATATTGCACTATATATTGTATCTGAATTTGAAATGCATAAATTAAGG TTGTTTAAGATGGAAGATGTGAGTATGGGAATGTGGGTAGAGCAATTTAACAGCTCGAAACCTGTACACTACTCTCATAGCTTGAAGTTCTGCCAATTTGGTTGCATAGAAGACTATTACACCGCCCATTACCAATCGCCCAGGCAGATGATGTGTCTGTGGGATAAACTGCAAAGGCAGGCAAGGCCTCAGTGCTGTGACATGAGATGA
- the LOC137820648 gene encoding DDT domain-containing protein DDR4-like, protein MSQGSPPQDNKEPSPEPDSHKEEATTNTAATAADAAPPAPTRNRPSRACTIRTAARLYTASQPTRPKAAKRETRREESPAPPSPQPQQCGKIVTPLVEPPSPAQLPRYNLRSMWELASILNFLNLFRHLLNISVEFSAEEFETALLTPNDTLGDIHMPLLKAIPPITRMALSRDTWITVLCRKLRDWWHWVADGDLPIVASHGVEIEVYKSLDPGVRVVILKALCDIRVEQEDIRSYIDSSIKHGIPLSTFRKERIGGDSHGISYWYEDDQNIGHRLYREIRKTEVVQMKKGKPRGSQVFSNTTYQWETVATNFDEFLDVSEKLFTSKNRTEVSVGKKVKIDMLPEIEKVHKRKERLMKKQHRQALLLDNFLGVDGLALGRSLRDRKPVTYTFDDYDRSINEAIKITKRKPPSPELLPRREAGSKPEALSNGKWSGPSPSHDPQDLNFGTLSPKSPDFDDMEEDNQTDILDLDRSNRRRQKPKRYSEKEFVEALSDNEADYDSDDDIVGEAVYSEEYLQKRKQRRKASSSSGSEGDEEYNWNEDNVEDEEEDDEEDSMSVSEDSDKPRKFKRLAGRTRRETKLRSVDEIQSGLRRSKRATQKRINYRQLEMSDSETEFIKPDKSNASDDHSDPTENGEYMMESEDSDGNDDEEQETKDVEPVTYPAEGNNQYPAVEENEQSQIQPPEKSSSPGQEEVEGTTKRRFLDLNELAPSSGFDDGPNTTTKDEGNDDL, encoded by the exons ATGTCCCAAGGATCTCCCCCGCAAGACAACAAAGAACCCTCGCCGGAACCCGATTCGCACAAGGAGGAAGCAACCACCAACACCGCCGCTACCGCCGCCGATGCTGCTCCTCCCGCCCCCACCCGGAACCGCCCCTCTCGCGCCTGTACCATTCGCACGGCTGCACGCCTGTACACGGCGTCGCAGCCGACTAGGCCGAAGGCCGCCAAGAGGGAGACTCGCCGCGAGGAGTCGCCGGCGCCGCCGTCTCCGCAGCCACAGCAATGCGGCAAGATCGTGACGCCGCTGGTAGAACCGCCCTCGCCGGCGCAGTTGCCGCGTTACAACCTCCGGTCCATGTGGGAATTGGCTTCAATACTCAATTTTTTGAAT CTTTTTAGGCATCTTTTGAATATTTCAGTAGAATTCTCGGCTGAAGAGTTTGAGACTGCTTTACTCACTCCCAATGACACATTGGGTGATATACATATGCCTTTGCTAAAG GCAATTCCTCCCATTACACGAATGGCACTCTCACGTGATACTTGGATAACCGTATTATGCAGAAAATTAAGAGATTGGTGGCACTGG GTTGCGGATGGGGATCTTCCTATTGTTGCTTCACATGG AGTGGAGATTGAAGTATATAAATCACTTGATCCAGGGGTTCGTGTGGTCATCTTAAAAGCATTATGTGACATTCGTGTTGAG CAAGAAGATATCAGAAGTTACATTGACAGCTCAATCAAACATGGCATTCCTCTTTCAACATTTCGTAAGGAGCGTATTGGTGGTGATTCACATGGAATTTCTTATTG GTATGAAGATGACCAAAATATTGGTCATAGGTTGTATCGTGAGATAAGGAAAACTGAGGTGGTTCAAATGAAAAAAGGGAAACCAAGAGGTTCCCAGGTTTTTTCTAATACAACCTACCAGTGGGAAACAGTTGCTACCAATTTTGATGAATTTCTGGACGTTTCT GAGAAGCTTTTCACAAGTAAAAACAGAACAGAGGTTTCTGTGGGGAAGAAGGTGAAGATAGACATGCTCCCTGAAATTGAGAAGGTTCACAAG AGAAAGGAGAGGTTGATGAAAAAACAACATAGACAAGCTCTTCTTCTTGATAATTTCTTAGGTGTTGATGGGCTTGCCCTAGGGCGTTCACTACGCGATAGGAAACCTGTTACCTACACTTTCG ATGATTATGATCGGTCCATCAATGAGGCAATTAAGATTACCAA ACGGAAACCACCATCCCCAGAACTTTTACCGAGGAGAGAAGCAGGATCAAAACCCGAAGCTTTATCGAATGGTAAATGGAGTGGTCCTTCTCCTTCGCATGACCCTCAAGATCTAAATTTTGGCACGCTGTCTCCAAAATCACCAGACTTCGATGATATGGAGGAAGATAATCAAACTGACATACTGGATTTGGATCGAAG CAATCGACGAAGACAGAAGCCTAAACGGTATTCAGAGAAAGAGTTTGTTGAAGCATTGTCAGATAATGAGGCTGACTATGATAGTGATGATGATATTGTGGGAGAAGCCGTGTACTCTGAAGAGTATCTCCAGAAACGCAAGCAGAGAAGGAAGGCTTCTAGTAGCTCTGGCTCAGAAGGAGACGAGGAATATAATTGGAATGAAGATAAtgttgaagatgaagaagaagatgatgaagaagattCCATGAGTGTCAGTGAGGATAGTGACAAGCCCCGAAAATTCAAGCGACTGGCAGGCCGAACTAGGAGGGAAACTAAACTCAGGTCTGTGGATGAGATTCAATCAGGTCTAAGGCGCAGTAAGAGGGCAACACAAAAACGTATAAATTACCGGCAGTTAGAGATGTCGGATTCAGAAACCGAGTTCATTAAACCTGACAAGTCTAATGCATCAGATGATCACTCCGATCCTACTGAGAATGGAGAGTATATGATGGAAAGTGAAGATTCAGATGGCAACGATGATGAAGAACAAGAAACCAAAGACGTGGAGCCTGTTACTTACCCTGCAGAAGGGAACAACCAATATCCTGCTGTAGAGGAGAATGAACAGAGCCAAATCCAGCCTCCTGAAAAATCTAGTAGTCCAGGTCAGGAGGAAGTTGAGGGCACCACAAAGCGACGTTTCCTTGATTTGAATGAGCTTGCCCCTAGCTCAGGTTTCGATGATGGTCCAAATACAACAACCAAAGATGAAGGCAATGATGATTTGTGA
- the LOC137820485 gene encoding HIPL1 protein-like → MKGVLSISFFFCCLLLLLDSSISLPLCVDSRAPLTLNKTLEFCPYNGSTCCNSTEDAQIQKLFQVNNVSDPGCASILKSILCARCDPFSAELFTVQSSARSVPVLCNSTVPANSSQSKTEVEDFCSEVWNTCKDVSIVNSPFAPSLQGQAGAPAHANATKLTDLWQSKTDFCTAFGGASDNSSVCFEGEPVSLNKTETSITPPRGLCLERIDNGSFLNMVAHPDGSNRAFFSNQMGKVWLATLPEEGSGGTIELDESSPFVDLTDQVYFDTQFGMMGMAFHPDFAKNGRFFASFTCDKSKWSGCNGRCSCNSDVNCDPSKLETDHGAQPCQYQTVIAEYSANSSGSQPSSVESAKPTEVRRIFTMGLPFSSQHGGQILFGPDDGYLYLMMGYGGGAGDPYNFAQNKKSLLGKIMRLDIDNIPSAAEISKLGLWGNYSIPNDNPFSEEKDLQPEIWALGMRNPWRCSFDAERPSYFFCADAGQDLYEEVDLITKGGNYGWRVYEGPYLFHPAQSPGGNTSVGSINPIFPIAGYNHSELNKNEGSASITGGYVYRSTTDPCMTGRYLYGDLYAGAIWAAIEEPQNSGNFNSSRIPFSCARDSPIQCESSPGNSLPALGYIFSFGEDNKKDVYILASSGVYRVVRPSRCSYACSQEKATNTTTPTPSPSPSHATRWSVLSLYLLLQCSFLLLILLDFM, encoded by the exons ATGAAGGGTGTTCTTTCCATCAGCTTCTTCTTTTGTTGCTTGCTGCTGCTTTTGGACTCTTCAATTTCACTCCCTCTTTGCGTTGATTCCA GAGCACCCCTTACTCTGAACAAGACACTTGAGTTTTGTCCTTACAATGGAAGCACGTGTTGCAACTCCACAGAAGATGCACAGATACAGAAGCTATTCCAAGTGAACAACGTATCTGATCCTGGCTGTGCCTCCATTTTGAAATCAATACTCTGTGCG AGGTGCGACCCATTTTCAGCGGAGCTATTTACTGTTCAGTCCTCAGCTAGATCAGTTCCTGTGCTTTGCAATTCCACTGTACCAGCAAATTCTTCTCAGTCAAAGACAGAAGTAGAAGATTTTTGTTCTGAAGTATGGAACACATGCAAAGATGTATCCATAGTGAATTCTCCATTTGCCCCTTCATTACAAGGTCAAGCAGGAGCACCTGCTCACGCCAATGCTACCAAACTCACTGATTTATGGCAGTCCAAAACAGACTTTTGCACTGCATTTGGTGGAGCATCTGATAATTCATCAGTGTGCTTTGAAGGGGAACCTGTCTCACTGAATAAAACTGAGACCTCTATAACTCCCCCTCGTGGCTTGTGCCTTGAGAGAATTGATAATGGATCTTTTCTCAACATGGTGGCTCATCCTGATGGCTCTAACCGGGCATTCTTCTCTAACCAAATGGGCAAGGTTTGGCTGGCAACACTTCCGGAAGAGGGATCAGGAGGAACAATTGAGCTTGATGAATCAAGTCCTTTTGTTGATCTAACGGATCAAGTTTATTTTGATACTCAATTTGGAATGATGGGCATGGCATTTCATCCAGATTTTGCTAAAAATGGACGATTCTTTGCTTCATTTACATGTGATAAGTCCAAGTGGTCAGGATGTAATGGAAGATGTTCTTGTAATTCAGATGTTAACTGTGACCCATCGAAGTTAGAAACTGATCATGGTGCCCAGCCATGCCAGTATCAAACTGTTATTGCAGAGTATTCTGCTAATAGCTCTGGATCTCAGCCTTCCTCG GTGGAAAGTGCTAAACCAACTGAGGTGAGAAGAATATTTACCATGGGGCTCCCATTTTCATCTCAACATGGAGGTCAAATACTCTTTGGACCTGATGATGGATATTTATACTTAATGATGGGatatggaggaggagcaggtgatCCTTACAATTTTGCACAAAACAAGAAATCATTGCTTGGAAAGATTATGAGGCTTGATATAGACAACATCCCAA GTGCAGCAGAAATTAGCAAACTCGGACTTTGGGGTAACTACTCCATTCCAAATGACAATCCATTTAGCGAAGAAAAAGATCTGCAGCCTGAAATATGGGCCTTAGGAATGAGGAATCCTTGGCGCTGCAGTTTTGATGCAGAAAGACCTTCCTACTTTTTTTGTGCAGATGCTGGACAG GATCTTTATGAGGAGGTGGATCTCATCACAAAGGGTGGAAACTATGGCTGGCGTGTATACGAGGGCCCCTATCTCTTCCACCCTGCACAATCACCTGGAGGAAATACTTCCGTAGGTTCCATAAATCCAATTTTCCCAATAGCGGGATACAACCATTCTGAGTTAAACAAGAATGAAGGATCAGCATCCATCACTGGAGGATATGTCTATCGATCTACCACTGATCCTTGCATGACTGGAAG GTACCTGTATGGCGATCTATATGCTGGTGCAATATGGGCAGCCATAGAGGAGCCACAAAACAGTGGAAATTTCAACAGCAGCAGAATTCCCTTCAGTTGTGCACGTGATTCTCCTATACAGTGCGAGTCTTCACCTGGAAACTCCCTTCCTGCTTTAGGCTACATCTTCTCATTTGGTGAAGACAACAAGAAGGATGTTTATATCCTTGCAAGCAGTGGCGTCTACCGAGTTGTTCGTCCAAGTCGTTGCAGTTATGCTTGCTCGCAGGAAAAGGCCACAAACACCACAACACCAActccttctccttctccttctcATGCTACACGTTGGAGTGTCCTCTCTCTGTATCTGCTTTTGCAATGCTCATTTTTGTTGTTGATTTTATTGGATTTTATGTAG